In Bradyrhizobium erythrophlei, a single genomic region encodes these proteins:
- a CDS encoding helix-turn-helix domain-containing protein, whose translation MKTRTHAADYYRRILSAQPHALKRLDPSAVIVKCHRGQEISNDSGPVGHWYYVIVGAVRRCLIRSDGRRQIVDLMLPRDFFFVSDNRREETIEAIAEETVLASYPGGRVELFAERDPQFARELREVAFQSLTRSQEQLLIVGGVTALEKVGSFLLSLDERALETRGQVELPVTRYDIAEYLAVSVETVCRAMTDLQHRGVITLAGKRTVKILNRGALEDRASARLPDRRPKPMALSRTAA comes from the coding sequence ATGAAAACGAGAACCCACGCAGCGGACTACTATCGGCGGATACTTTCAGCGCAGCCCCATGCATTGAAACGCCTCGATCCATCTGCAGTGATTGTGAAATGTCATCGCGGCCAGGAGATTTCGAATGATTCAGGACCTGTGGGCCATTGGTATTACGTTATCGTTGGCGCGGTCCGGCGCTGCTTAATCCGCTCGGACGGGCGGCGACAAATCGTCGATCTGATGCTGCCGCGGGATTTCTTCTTTGTCTCCGACAACAGGCGGGAGGAGACGATCGAAGCGATTGCCGAGGAGACTGTGCTTGCAAGCTATCCCGGCGGACGGGTTGAACTTTTCGCGGAGCGTGATCCGCAGTTCGCGCGTGAACTGCGCGAGGTAGCGTTCCAGTCCCTTACGCGATCCCAGGAACAACTCCTGATCGTTGGTGGCGTCACCGCGCTTGAGAAGGTCGGGTCCTTCCTGCTTTCGCTTGATGAGCGAGCGTTAGAAACAAGGGGGCAGGTGGAACTGCCCGTCACGCGCTATGACATAGCCGAATATCTCGCCGTCTCGGTCGAGACCGTGTGTCGTGCCATGACGGATCTGCAGCACCGCGGCGTCATTACTTTGGCAGGCAAGCGAACGGTGAAGATTCTGAACCGGGGCGCCCTGGAAGACCGTGCCAGTGCAAGGCTGCCCGATCGCCGGCCGAAGCCGATGGCGCTCAGTCGAACCGCGGCTTAG
- a CDS encoding PRC-barrel domain-containing protein yields MVASAVFRMPLIGAVLALALATGPALPQMGVQLVKVDLSVVAKGYRMSKLIGSSVINDKNEKIGTVDDVIADKDKKQLSFAVLQVGGFLGVGGHLVAVPYDSLVIDDTGQKITLPGASKDELKKLSQFNYPAS; encoded by the coding sequence ATGGTTGCCTCCGCAGTATTCCGAATGCCCCTGATCGGGGCCGTACTCGCGCTCGCCCTCGCCACAGGGCCCGCGTTGCCACAAATGGGGGTACAACTCGTCAAGGTAGACCTCTCGGTCGTGGCGAAGGGCTATCGGATGAGCAAGCTGATTGGGAGCAGCGTCATCAACGACAAGAACGAGAAGATCGGGACTGTCGATGATGTGATCGCGGACAAGGACAAGAAGCAGCTGAGTTTCGCCGTGTTGCAGGTCGGCGGCTTCCTCGGCGTGGGCGGGCATCTTGTGGCGGTGCCGTATGACAGCTTAGTCATTGACGATACCGGCCAGAAGATCACCCTGCCCGGCGCGTCGAAGGACGAACTGAAGAAGTTGTCTCAATTCAACTATCCGGCATCGTGA